The stretch of DNA AGTTATAATTGTTATTGTTTTGTTTATTTTTAACCCACATCAAACATAAAAATTAAGTAAATTCCTAAAATATCTTACCGCTCAGTAGGTTAGTTCGAACGGCAATGCACACTACCTGCAACAGAAATTTCATTAAGCAGGTGCAGCAATTTACTGCGATTTTCAAGCGCCAGCCTGGCCAACAAAACGTTGAAGCGGTAAACGACGTGATGATAGGGTCTCTCCAGAAAAAGAGCGATAGATTTCAATGACTCCCCGCGGCTCAGCGCCAGCAAAATCATCCATTCTCTAATGGAAAAACGAGGCGTGCTGTAAAGCGCGACTAAATCGGGCGGGCTGTTGCTTAACGCCTGTTTCAGCCCCTCGGGGGATAGACGGCGTTCGACTATCTGGCAGTCGACGGCATAGCGAATAAATCGTGTAATCTCAGGCTTGCGCTGGGCGCTAAGCAGGGTTATCTGGTGCTGTGGCGTGGTGATAATTTGTTGGCGAATAGCTTTCAGGACTTCAAGCGTAGGTGTCTCCAGGCTGTCGAGGTCAATAATCAGACGTGGTACAGAAGAAAGGGTTTGGTGCGCGACGACGTCATCCAGTGAAGGGTAAACCGGAATGTTAAGGTGATGAAAAAGGCTGCCGGTGATTGCGCTACTGAGAAAGCCGTCGGCAGATACCAGGATGGCGTCGGGCTTCTTTGGTTTTTGTCCTCCGATTAATTGCTGCTGAAGATATTCAAGTCGATCGAAAAAAAGCGGCGCGGTGTAGTTGGCGGGGTTTAGAAAATAATCTGTCCGACTACGGCGGTGTTTATTTCGCCTGATAGCAGCGCACATAAGCCCCCTCACAACGGCAATGAATCGGTGAGTGACCAGCGTTTATGCGGCCATAAATAGCCTTGCCCGAGGTTGGCGCCGGATTGCCGGGCCAGCTCAAGATGAAGCGAGTCTTCGATACCTTCGATAACAATTTGAGGCGAAATATCCGCGCATTGTGCAACCAATTGCCGAAGCGCCCGGCGGTTATTGCAGAGGGCCCAGAATGCGTACTTGTCAATTTTTACTCCGCCGACATCAAAGGCGTAGCGATGGAAGCTTTCCATACAGCGGTCGGTAAGGTCATCAAGCCATACCGATATCCTTTCTTGCTGTAGTAGCTTAATTCGCTCACACAGGCAGCGCTGATGCTGCCGGGCGAG from Cedecea neteri encodes:
- a CDS encoding EAL domain-containing protein, translated to MINISADNILLSVNQHISGLRLEPIVNLFSGQVISHEVLSQLPPSRDPEAFFAKLPVTDSVALFCHQVDLLKSLQKSGRYFLNLPLKALIDDRLFARLLDVCESWITIEIQDAPLFGTLARQHQRCLCERIKLLQQERISVWLDDLTDRCMESFHRYAFDVGGVKIDKYAFWALCNNRRALRQLVAQCADISPQIVIEGIEDSLHLELARQSGANLGQGYLWPHKRWSLTDSLPL